The following DNA comes from Tumebacillus amylolyticus.
CGTAACCAGCGCCGTGCTTTTGCCGTACCCGGCGTCCGCTTGCACCAACGTGACCGGAAAGTCGATCACAGCGGAGAACAACTCGTCCAGTCGGCGGCGTTTCAGGCATTGCTGTTTGACGCGGGGCGGGACCAACTTGGTTGTCAGCACATACTGTCCTTCTCTCATCGGATGCCTCCCTCACGTACGTCGTGAAAAAATAGGATCTAAAACAAGCACACCCGCACCCAATAAAGGGTGCGGGTTTCCTGCTTACGCAGTCTCGTGTTGCGTGTGCAGGTGTACAATGGCTTTTTTGTCAATTTTACCGACCGAAGTCTTCGGCAGTTCGCGGACAAACTCCCAGCGCTTGGGAATCTTATACCCTGCCAGTTGACCGGTGCAGTATTCCTTCAAGATCTCTCCGGTCAACGTCTGACCTGTTTGCAACACCACGATGGCGGTCACGACCTCACCCCACTTGGTATCAGGCAAACCGACGACAGCCACTTCGGAGATTGACGGGTGGTGCTCCAAGATATGTTCGACTTCCAACGGATAGACATTCTCCCCGCCGGTGATGATCATGTCTTTCTTGCGTCCGACGATGTAATGGCATCCGTCAGCATCTCGACGGGCCAAGTCTCCCGTACGCAACCAACCGTCCACCAGCGTCTCGGCGAAAATCTCCGGTTTGTTCCAATAGCCGGAGAACACATGCGGGCCCTGAATCCAGAGTTCGCCCGTCTCCCCGGCGGGGAGATCGCAGCCTTGGTCATCGACGATTCGCACTTCATTATGAAACATCGGCACGCCGACGGAGCCGATTTTTTGCTTGGCGCGGTCCGGGTGGATGTAGAAATTGTTCGGTCCTGCTTCGGTCAGTCCATAGCCTTCCTTGAAGGCAAGTCCCTTCGCCCAGAACGCTTCGTAGATCGAAAGCGGACAGGGAGCACCGCCCGAGAGGAACGTATGCATGGTCGTGAACGTGGCTCCTTGAAATTCAGGGGACGTCACCAACGTATGATAAACGGTCGGGACGAGCAAGGCGATCGTACAACCCTCTCGCTCCAAAACTTCCAAGATCGCAGCCGGACTCAAGTCTCTCGCGATGACGACCGTTCCCCCGGCATGCAACACCGGCGTCGTAAGCGCATTCAAACCGCCCGTGTGGAACATCGGCATATATACCGGCGTCACTTCATGCTCGGTCAGACCCCATGAAAGCACAGAGTTGATCGAGTTCCAGAGGATGGCGCGATGGGAAAGGATCGCTCCCTTCGACTTGCCGGTCGTGCCCCCCGTGTAGATGATTGCCCACGGGTCTTCCTCGTCCACTTCGACTGGATGCAGAACGCTTCCGCCAACTTCCGCCGATGCGATTTGCTGGTACACGGCCTGCTCGATGTGTACCGACACTTGCACCTGACTTCTCAACTCCT
Coding sequences within:
- a CDS encoding acyl-CoA synthetase yields the protein MRRATDWLQSRARLTPQKLALVEVETGLRLTYEQFDLRAKRLGAYLQQNGVRKGDRVSLLALNSAGHLELLFACAKIGAVFVPLNHRFSVPELSYVLNDCQPTVLVVFEPFADLAQELRSQVQVSVHIEQAVYQQIASAEVGGSVLHPVEVDEEDPWAIIYTGGTTGKSKGAILSHRAILWNSINSVLSWGLTEHEVTPVYMPMFHTGGLNALTTPVLHAGGTVVIARDLSPAAILEVLEREGCTIALLVPTVYHTLVTSPEFQGATFTTMHTFLSGGAPCPLSIYEAFWAKGLAFKEGYGLTEAGPNNFYIHPDRAKQKIGSVGVPMFHNEVRIVDDQGCDLPAGETGELWIQGPHVFSGYWNKPEIFAETLVDGWLRTGDLARRDADGCHYIVGRKKDMIITGGENVYPLEVEHILEHHPSISEVAVVGLPDTKWGEVVTAIVVLQTGQTLTGEILKEYCTGQLAGYKIPKRWEFVRELPKTSVGKIDKKAIVHLHTQHETA